The Dreissena polymorpha isolate Duluth1 chromosome 8, UMN_Dpol_1.0, whole genome shotgun sequence genome includes the window AATTCCATGCTATATCCTGATATTTTGAGTAGTAACAGGTTTTCTTCTGtttttgtaacagtgaccttgaccttccctCGGCAACCCCCAAATACAATCCTGCACTGGATCTATATGCAAGCTTGCTTTATTCAAGCTTAACCGAGATTATATTTTGCATAGATCATAGATCATTTTCTATAATCCATCTAGTTAACGCCACCTGCCTACATGCCCTCCCTTCAGCCATACTGCACTCTATAACCAGGATTTTCAACTTAGCAGAAATCTTGTCAAAAAGGGTTGAATAATtgtttgtacatatttttcaattttatctccTGCATATCCCCCAAAGAGCCCCTCACGAGATGACGCAGCCACCGCAGCAAGGAATAGCAGAAATCATCTTAAGCGTACAGGATATCTAGTGCAAGGAAATTAACtggtaattattataatattcttACTTGTATGTTTAATGACATCTTTTTCAGATCATGTTAGTAGTTATCCATGTCTTCCGCAAAATAGCGTAAGACATGTAAAAGTCCATTCCGGACACTGGTCATTGTTGGGAACAATGCCAGATTTCAATGTAAGTAATCCGTTATTCCTTGATTATATTATTGAAAAAATCACACGTGTTAAATTTCTTTCCATATGGTCATGTCGTTCTCAGTATACTGAGTTTCTCATTCACAGAAAATCTGTGCTCGCCAAAGGCAATAAAAACGACTGACCTAACCAACAATGGCGTCGCCATTATTTATTGTTCGTGATAACGCAAAATGCAAATCACAACATTGTTCAATTTCAACGTCTTAACTGAATATGCAATATAAGTGCCAACAGTAATTTCTTTACATTCAGTTTCATATCGTACATTTGCCAAAATCGGCAGTATTAACGGACAATTTCATCAACAAAATGTTGTGTCCGCCATTCATGCAATCACATTTAAAGAGTAGTAAGTGTTTTACTTACGCTCAACGCGACACAGGAAATTATCGAGTTACTTCCCGTTCGATCAATACGTATTTTACATATGCTCGATAATTCTAAATTTAGAACAGGCACTTGCGTCATCCAAATGCGCAGTCGGGAACTTATAAGCTATTTATAGTTTCGGCTACATATTGATCTAAAATCAATTACAAGATTCTAAGACCTGGTCACGTTTATGGCACTTATAATACTGCATTTACGAAATACACACACTTATTGTTGAAAATCAACAATTGCAAAATGCAAGACCATAAGAACCATTCTTATTATTTACTTTAGACTGATGCGATGGAGAACGGAAACCCTCCAGGTGCCCCAGAGCAAACGGGCGAGTCCACTTCAAAGTCGCGGGGTGATGCCATATTGGCCGAACTTGAAGCAAATATGGGCAAATTCGCGTCAATTGCTACCAGTGTCAAGGACATGTCGGCGAGCATTGCAAGCTTAAGAACGGATATCAATGAATTGAAGCGGAAAAGAACGCCAGATCAAGATTCTGATGACCAAGGACCTTCCTCAAAAAAGGATCAATCCGACGAACCAGAAGAAATGGACTCGTCCGATGACGATGACGAATTTGACGATGAATTGGAAGAATTCCTGTCAAATAAAAAACCAGAAGCTGAAGAAGACGATTTCTGGCAAGACTTAAATGACTTCGTAGCTGAAAATGAAGACGTAGGCGAAGAAGTATCAGAGAAAATTGCGTCCATATCGCAGAAAGCGCTTCAATGTAATGCAGATGAAAAGAAAATCAAAGAAATCAAAGAACGAAACAAAAGACCGAAAAACATACCAAACCTCAAAATTCCTCAAGTTGATGAATTTCTATGGCGACAACTACGTGCATCAACTAGAAACAATGACTTCATTTTGCAAAAAATGCACAACACTTTGGCGTCGACGGCTGTACCCATCATCAAGGCCCTGGATCATCTGCAGACATCAAACGACAATAAGCTGAAGGCATACCTTTCCGATGCATTCAAGTTGATAACGAATGGCATATCCAAGAACGTGGAGGTCAGACGAGAAAAGATAAAAAGAGAAATGGCCCCAAAATACAAACACTTGGCCAAATTGGAAAAATCAGCAGACAAACTGTTTGGGGATAAACTGTCAGACAACATCAAGGCCGTTGACAACACGAAGATTGTCGTGGCACAGACACAAACATCCAACATGCGGCCGACAGTAGGTCAAAACTTCCGGCAAAAGGGAAAAAAGGGTTTTTTAGGCCAGAGGAACCGGTGGGAACACAACAATCCCACCGGCTACTACCCCCAGAGCCAGAAGAAGCCGATGAGGAAGTATTTTCcaggcaaaaacaacaacaaagcacAGATACGGAAGAACTAAAAACAGgagaaaatgtaagtgttaaaaacatcatattgcaaaacacaaaacaaaatttcaaagctGGCAAAGTTAAAACAGAACTAAAACATTGGATGAACATAACTAAAGATGAATGGATTTTAAACACTATTCAAGGTTACAGGCTTGAAGTGAACAGATCACCTTGTCAAATAACAACGCCAAGACCATACAAATTCAACCaatctgaaataacacaaattcAAACAGAGCTCAACACTTTTTTACAAGTTAACATAATTGAAGAAGTTGACTCTGTACCTGAGGAGGGGGAATTTATTTCCAATATCTTCTACAGACCAAAACCAAATAATGCCATTCGCATAATACTGAATCTAAAACCATTCAACCTGGAATACATTGACACCATTCATTTCAAAATGGAAACTTTGCACACTGCTATTGCAGCTATGCGCAAAAATTGTTGGTTTGCATCAATTGATTTGGCAGATGCATTTTATTCTATTCCTGTACATGAAAAAGATAGGAAATACTTAAGATTCTATTTCCAAAATTGCAAATATCAGTTTTGTGCCCTCCCAATGGGTCTGGGTTCGAGCCCACGTGTTTTCTCAAAGGTTCTCAAACCAGTATACGCCAATTTACGGACAAAAGGCCATATAAGCACAGCATACATTGATGACTCTTGCCTACAAGGGAATACAAAAGAACAGtgtttgaaaaatgtgtttgatacCATGGCAATATTTGATTCCTTAGGCCTaacaataaacattgaaaaatctGTTCTGGAAccatgccaaaaaataattttccttGGATTCATCTTGTGCTCAGTCACCATGACAATCCGGTTAACAGAAACAAGAAGGGACGAAATTCGCGTACTTTGTCAACAATTACTGTCAAAAAGACGTACAAATATTCGACACTTTGCCAAATTGATAGGAAAACTAGTAGCAGCTATACCGGGTGTGGAATATGCACCTTTATACATTAAACCTCTAGAAAGGATCAAAGAACAAGAGTTGAAAAACCACCGTGGAAACTACAATAGCTTTATGACTATACCAAATTCACAGATCCCGATACTAAACTGGTGGGTGGACAATGTGTCACATGCATATAAAAAGATTTCACATGGGACACCAACTATCGTTTTATACAGCGATGCTTCAAAACACGGTTGGGGTGGTTTTAATAAGACAACTGGAAATAAAACAGGTGGCTTGTGGTCCTCCGCAGAAACTGAATTACACATAAATGTGTTAGAGCTCAAAGCAGCGGAACTCACTGTGAAAGCATTCTGCAAAGAACATACCAATACTCATATCCACATTTTCATGGACAATACTAGCAGTGTTGCATATCTCAATAACTTTGGAGGCAGAATAAGTGAACTTCACGAGATAGCGAGAAACTTGTGGCTTTGGTGTATAGAGAGAAAACTGCATATTTCAGTAGCACATGTGCCTGGCATTGAAAATACAAATGCTGATGAACTATCACGTTGCAAAAATGATGACACGGAATGGTCACtgagaaaatctatttttaataaaatattcaaattgcACCCTACAATGGATACTGATCTGTTCGCTTCAAGACTGAACAAGCAATTACCACAATATGTCTCAAGATTCCCTGATCATGGAGCTTACAAAATAGATGCATTTACTTTTCCTTGGGAAAACAAATTGTACTACATGTATCCCCCTTTCAGCCTGTTGCCTCGGGTGCCGCAGAAAATAGCTCAAGACGCCGCCGAAGCGGTGCTCGTGTGTCCAATATGGCCGACTCAACCATGGTGGCCAAGCCTGGTGCCAATGATATGTGCAGAGTGTTACCTACTTCCACAGTCGCAGGAAATTCTAATTTTAACACACAAACCCGAGCAAGTACATCCACTTCAAAAAATGAGACTCGCAGTTTTCAGATTATCAGGAAGGTCCTCAAAAGCCATGGAATTTCAAAGTCAACAAGAGACATTATTCTTCAGTCTTGGCGAAGCAGTACCAAAAAACAATATGACATTTATCTTAGAAAATGGTTTACTTACTGCAAAAAATCAACTAATCCCATTAAACCCCATATAAATGAAGTTTTACAATTTCTTACCCAGCTATACACGAACGGACTAAACTATAGTGCACTAAACACTGCACGTAGTGCTTTAAGTATTTTTCTCAACATGTGTAGTaatataaatattcatgaaaatgAACTTATATCACGATTCATGAAGGGTTGTTTCAACAGTCGTCCGTCATTGCCACGTTATTGTCATATGTGGGATGTTAAAGTTGTTTTGGACTATCTTCATACATTAAAGATCTCCACATTGTTAGATCTATCTAGAAAACTGTGTATACTGCTTTTGTTGGTTACTGGCCAACGCTGCCAGACAATACATTCAATACAACTGAATGACATTTCATTTGACAAAAATACGACAATGGTTACTATACAACCAAATACATTGTTAAAACAATCTCGACCGGGAAAACATTTAAAGCCTATGTATTTAAAAGCTTATGAGGGTAAAATGAATGTTTGTGTTGTTAAAACGTTAGTTGAATATTTGGACCGTACTAAAGAAATTCGAAACAGTCAGTTTTTATTCATAACAACTACTAGTCCGTACAAGACCGCCTCAAAATCTACCATTAGTCGTTGGATTAAAGACATTATGAGAGCGGCTGGTGTTGATGAAGTATTCAAACCACACAGTACTAGATCAGCCGCCACTTCTAAGGCGAGTCTGGTAGGACTGTCCTTACAGCATATTTTAGACACTGCTGGGTGGTCAAATGCAAAAACGTTTGCAACATTCTATCAAAAAACTATTGTAGAACCATCTTCTATGCAATTTCAATCAGCCGTGTTGgatacatgaaataaatgctgtgtattttaaaaaatgtgttgctATATTTATTGAATAGACAAAATTTGTCGGTTCTCTAAAATCTCGTGAGGGGCTCTTTGGGGGATATGCAGGAGATAAAATTGAATAATTAATCGAGACTTACCTAGTAAGGTGAAGGTTGATTATAATTTTATCTCCTGCAATCCCCCCAAAGAGCTCATCACGCCCACCCTATGGTACCCACCCTAATTTCCACTGACAAATTTATTAGTCCTCCGCGGACCTTTGTATTAAACTCTAAAGCCTGCTATTCCTTGCTGCGGTGGCTGCGTCATCTCGTGATGAGCTCTTTGGGGGGATTGCAGGAGATAAAATTATAATCAACCTTCACCTTACTAGGTAAGTCTCgattaattattcaatttaacCCTATAGATTTTTGGTTAACAGTATGTTTTTCAAACTTTTGTACTGAAACAAGAGGTCAACCAATCAGTCCATAAAATATTTGTTGACAAATCAGGCTGTCACTTAGTAACCACATGTTCATGACTATTTTTGAGATTGGCAATTATGGTAGCTATTTATGATTAGTAATTGGAAAAccc containing:
- the LOC127841991 gene encoding uncharacterized protein LOC127841991 isoform X2; protein product: MENGNPPGAPEQTGESTSKSRGDAILAELEANMGKFASIATSVKDMSASIASLRTDINELKRKRTPDQDSDDQGPSSKKDQSDEPEEMDSSDDDDEFDDELEEFLSNKKPEAEEDDFWQDLNDFVAENEDVGEEVSEKIASISQKALQCNADEKKIKEIKERNKRPKNIPNLKIPQVDEFLWRQLRASTRNNDFILQKMHNTLASTAVPIIKALDHLQTSNDNKLKAYLSDAFKLITNGISKNVEVRREKIKREMAPKYKHLAKLEKSADKLFGDKLSDNIKAVDNTKIVVAQTQTSNMRPTVGQNFRQKGKKGFLGQRNRWEHNNPTGYYPQSQKKPMRKYFPGKNNNKAQIRKN
- the LOC127841991 gene encoding uncharacterized protein LOC127841991 isoform X1 codes for the protein MADSTMVAKPGANDMCRVLPTSTVAGNSNFNTQTRASTSTSKNETRSFQIIRKVLKSHGISKSTRDIILQSWRSSTKKQYDIYLRKWFTYCKKSTNPIKPHINEVLQFLTQLYTNGLNYSALNTARSALSIFLNMCSNINIHENELISRFMKGCFNSRPSLPRYCHMWDVKVVLDYLHTLKISTLLDLSRKLCILLLLVTGQRCQTIHSIQLNDISFDKNTTMVTIQPNTLLKQSRPGKHLKPMYLKAYEGKMNVCVVKTLVEYLDRTKEIRNSQFLFITTTSPYKTASKSTISRWIKDIMRAAGVDEVFKPHSTRSAATSKASLVGLSLQHILDTAGWSNAKTFATFYQKTIVEPSSMQFQSAVLDT